From the Roseibium sp. HPY-6 genome, one window contains:
- the fabF gene encoding beta-ketoacyl-ACP synthase II encodes MRRVVVTGMGIVSPVGTGLDAFWNRVTAGANGIRRISHFDPSDLACQIAGEVPSKDEDEHGFDVDAVMEPREQRRSDRFIHFAMAAAQEALARSGWAPETDEQKERTGTIIATGVGGFPAMTAGTRLVDEKGPRRASPFLVPSFLANLAAGQVSIRFGLKGPIGAPVTACAASLQALGDATRLIRSGEADVMVAGGTEACIDKVSYAGFCAAKAMSSKRNDDPAHASRPFDQDRDGFIMGEGSGILVLEEMEHAKARGANILAELKGYGTTADAFHVTASSPDGEGGLRAMRHALSSADLTPADIGYVNAHSTSTPVGDAAEIAALTRLFEGRGKDLAVSSSKSMFGHLLGAAGAVEAVACVMALTSGQLPPSRNLEAPDEAMTRFEMVPGKSIDRQVDHVLTNGFGFGGVNASAVFSRV; translated from the coding sequence ATGCGTCGGGTAGTCGTAACAGGAATGGGAATTGTCTCACCGGTGGGAACAGGGCTTGATGCATTTTGGAACCGTGTGACGGCGGGCGCAAACGGTATTCGCCGGATAAGCCATTTCGATCCGAGCGACCTTGCCTGCCAGATCGCTGGCGAAGTGCCTTCCAAGGACGAAGACGAGCACGGCTTTGATGTCGACGCGGTTATGGAGCCGCGCGAGCAAAGACGCTCGGACCGGTTCATCCATTTCGCGATGGCAGCAGCACAGGAAGCCCTCGCGCGATCCGGCTGGGCGCCGGAAACAGATGAACAAAAGGAACGCACCGGTACGATCATCGCGACCGGTGTCGGGGGCTTCCCCGCGATGACCGCAGGTACCCGTCTAGTTGACGAAAAGGGACCGCGCCGGGCGTCACCTTTTCTGGTGCCATCGTTTCTCGCAAATCTTGCCGCTGGTCAGGTGTCGATCCGCTTCGGCCTGAAAGGTCCCATCGGCGCACCGGTCACAGCCTGTGCCGCCAGCCTTCAGGCTCTGGGCGATGCCACCAGGCTGATCCGCAGCGGCGAAGCCGATGTCATGGTGGCGGGCGGCACCGAGGCCTGTATCGACAAGGTTTCTTACGCCGGCTTTTGTGCGGCAAAGGCCATGTCGTCTAAACGCAATGACGACCCTGCGCATGCATCGCGCCCGTTCGATCAGGATCGCGACGGCTTCATCATGGGCGAAGGCTCAGGCATTCTCGTTCTGGAGGAAATGGAGCACGCGAAGGCACGCGGAGCTAACATTCTAGCGGAACTCAAGGGCTATGGAACGACGGCCGATGCATTTCACGTCACCGCTTCTTCGCCCGATGGAGAAGGTGGATTGCGGGCCATGCGTCACGCCTTGTCATCCGCTGACCTGACACCGGCCGATATCGGTTACGTCAATGCGCATTCCACCTCGACCCCGGTGGGCGATGCCGCCGAAATCGCTGCGCTGACGAGGCTGTTTGAGGGAAGGGGCAAGGATCTGGCGGTTTCCTCATCTAAATCGATGTTCGGACATCTCCTGGGTGCAGCAGGGGCTGTCGAAGCGGTGGCCTGCGTCATGGCGCTGACGAGCGGGCAGCTTCCGCCCTCCCGCAATCTCGAAGCGCCCGACGAGGCCATGACAAGGTTCGAGATGGTTCCCGGCAAGTCAATCGACCGGCAGGTCGACCACGTCCTTACAAACGGCTTCGGCTTTGGCGGCGTGAACGCCAGCGCAGTCTTTTCACGCGTATAG